AAACGTAAAAAAGGCAAAGGAGGTTGGATTGCGATTAAACTTGATATGGAAAAAGCATACGACCGACTAGAGTGGAACTTTATTGAGGAAACTTTTAAGCAAATGGGTTTTAACGCAAAGTGGATTTCTTGGATTATGGAATGTATAAAAACTGCTTCTTTCTCGGTATTAGTAAATGGAACACCATGCGATTTTTTTAGACCCACTCGAGGTATTCGACAGGGAGACCCGCTTTCGCCGTATATATTTATTATGTGCGCCGAAATTTTAGCAAGATCACTACAAAAAAATAGTGATCTTAGttctagtgatattggtattagaattggatcTGGGGTGGAGAAAATCCCTTTTCTCACTTTTGCGGATGATactatcattttcgctaaagcATCTAATCAGAGTTGTAGAACCATAAagtctattttagataaattttgcatgatttcaggacaatttgttaattttgacaaatccacttttcaatgcactagaaatattgagcGATCTCTTCGGGAATCCTTTAGAGGTATTCTTCatatgaacgaggaagctcaCTTGGGTAAGTATTTAGGATGTCCTATAATTGACAGCAGAGTGACTAAAAATACTTTTGAAAGTATTATTCAGTCTTCTTGCACCcaattatcgaaatggaaagcAAATTCTTTGTCGCAAGCAGGTAGACTAATTCTAGTCAATGCTAATTTAGCTCAAGGAACTTTTAAATGCAAAGCTTCCTTCTTCCCTCGTCAATCCATAAAAGATTAGATAAATTTAATAGAGATTTTCTTTGGAATAAGGATCATTCACAACGTTCCCCTAATTTGattggttggcataaagtttgtttaccgAAATCGGTTGGAAGACTGGGAAAAAAATCTTCGGAAGCAGCCAATAAAGCTCTCCAAATGAAACTtctatggaaaattcttatggataaggaaagtatatgggtTAGAGTGATAActaaaaaatacttgagaaattgttcactctttgatcataagccAAATTCAGTctcttcttggcaatggcgtaaacttatgagtcttcgttctctatttagaaaaggattaagatggcaggtaggtaatggtagcaaTATTAAGTTTGGTCGATAATTGGGTTTTCTCACACCCTCTTACCAAAGaatatggatgatgatgatgatgatagtagtcgtgatcttaatcttttggttaaagatttcataacctcgGACAAGCAATGGGATATTTGTAAATTATCCAGCtttagtgaataacgatattgttaatcGACACTAACATTCCAAagtgccacataatgatattccgATACCCTCATTTGGGGTTGTCCGTAGAtagaaatttctctaccaaaacaaagaacttggttagcgcaaggtttgttcgatcaagctcttgacaaatgtgaatttcagtggatttggaaattgaatatttctcctaaattgaaatttttttctttggaaagccagtgttgacggccttccaacgaaaagtagacttctcaagagtcatattgatgtcccacctcattgtgttctcAGCAACAATccaattgaaaacaaagatcatttcttttacgaatgtcccttgattgggtcATCATCCAAGACCcgaacattattagtttcaatgagtttttgtcaaattatgatactattacaagtcaaagttttctaacgaaacttaattatctcaaggatttaattccaaatgatgactttataaagattatttttatttagtggaatgcatggttccatagaaataatattatctttaataatgttaatttaagtatcaacaaacttattactttatgtaataatagtaCTAAGAtatggaatgtgactagatttaaagatctcaacaatcccgaggtagaagagtcagctagaaataattctagtaaggaagagatttggtgggaaaaacctacaaacggtttcctaaagctaaattttgacggatcaagaatagaaggtaataaagctgctttaggatattctataagagatcacaatggtaaagtcgttttgttgggagcaaaaaagtgcggatccaatagtatctttgttgcggaagcacttgctttaaaagaaggtattttagcgaATAAacacttaggaatctcaaagttaattgtggagggtgataacttatgtgttattaatTCGATTCGAGGTAAttggcaaattccgtgggaaatttctagtattatcaaggatgtgaaattagaccttcatttttcgatgaagtgataattaaacattgctttcgtgaagccaacaaggttgctgacttcatggcttcagatggacattcatgtccaactctttcgaggtggtttgatagccggtggcttcaacttacctccatcattcgaaaggatgagataggttgatcataccctagaggatcaacctagttttcttacctaatcaaaaaaaaaaaaaaaaggttttctTGTTTTCAAAAGATGTCTTATTTCAAACCAGAAAAACAAAAGGAGGTTGCTTACAAGTTGATTTTTGAAATGACAATCCTAGGTGTGCAAATTgattttattgttaaaaattaGTCTTTCACTTGTTTATTTATAGTAAAATTGTGAGTTTCCATAAAAGTTTATGGAAAACACTCCTTATATTGGAAAATGATTTCTTTCTTGAGCCTACAAACTGATTGTACTCTTAaacaatactccctccaatttcctattatcttccctctttccttgtTCACACTAGTTTGATTATCTTCCATCTTTCCTTTTTTGTTAAgttttattcattctttattattttctctctcatTAAAAATCAACAACTTCCACtactttattcattctttattctttattcattctttattattttctctttctTATAAACTTTACAACTTACACTATTATATTAATTCTTTCCATtaattcttcccctttcttattttttgtgcccaaaagaaatgggaagataataggaacttggagggagtatattttataaCTTTTGAATAATGGAGTGATGAAGTACCATAGGATCCTTCATTTGCACACTTCTCATTCTATAAATAACTCTCTCATTTCTCATTTATAAGTAAGACTTGTAAAAGCATTTATTAAGATAACTTTGCAAATCATTGttcatttaaagctttgttttCTAAGTGTTTGCAAATTAAGTTTTCAGTTTTAAAGTCTTCAATCCTTTTTCAAGAAGAGCTGTAAAATCTCCATGTATTAGTTGGCTTCAATGTGGCATCTGAGTTTGTCCCATGATCTCGTGTTtaagtcttaattgtaatcttcatgttcttaagtgaaccactgagattctgatTTTGTAAACCTGTGAGATGGAAATTATAAACACTTGAAGCGGAATAACTTAAACTTTAAGTTGCAACCGGGGTTAGTTGGTGAGTttttttcattgtaaggggtttagtagtttgtaaatttctaaacaagcaataaaataacggttggacgcaGGTTTCGGAGTAGAAGCTGAACTAATTTtttaaaacatcgtcttgtttgtttatttacttttatcttCTTTTGCCTTAGTTATCTCGTTTCGATTGAGTACTTCTGTCTGTGCAACAGTCCATCGTACTGTGGCTCAGACCTGCTGTTATTTTCTTGAACTTAAATTCGATTGAGTTTCTCAAGTATTGTGCTTAATAGTTCTTACTTGTGTTATCATATAACCAAGCTAAGTATAAAATTTTAAAAGTTCACATAATTCAACCCTTACACCcccttaggtgttaatcgttcttaactcttcacatTTACCCCATTTTAAGCTTATGACGAAAAGTGACCGTCTTAAGGGACACTTATTGATCTGAATTTGAATCaaacatatctgaatttggggATGTCGGGTTGTTCAAAAATGTCGAAAAGACCTTTGGGCCGTCGTCTTCGGATGAAAATGCAGGAGATTGATGATATATACCAAGAGACGGCAGTAACTGACCTCTGTATGTCATATGTGATGGATTGCATCATTTGCATTTTGTATTGAGTTTCATGTATCGTGAATGTGTGTTAAGTTCCCCTTGGAATAAGAAACTTATACTTTGCTATCTTCTCGATTAGTAACTAGACTGTACAACCAGTCGATAGTACGCATTGCGGAGTAATAATTAACACGCTCCCAAAAATCAAAAATTGTTTCAAGACAGCCTATAGGAACACAACATTGGAGGTGGGTCGGAGGACGTTTTATTACCGGTAAatagattatacatctgatgcACTACCATCAGTTgtatagtttctgagcattataataaagtttttgagttttgttttaaaaattatgagttttattataaatttCTGAGTTGATTCACTTAAATATtaagctcaaaaaattacaataaaactcaaaaacattacatattgTTAGAGTATAAAATCGATCATGGGACTCCAACCATTAGCTTATACTTTTGGTTGAAATGGTTTCTTGATATGGTATCAAAGCCTAAAGGTCACAGGTTCGAATCTCACCCCCGTCAATTCTAAAGTGGaatattaagccatcatcttggTCAGCTTGGTTGGAGACTTGGAGTCCCAAGATCGATTTTATACTGTAACACGCCCTCTCACACGAATGGCCCATTGGGCTTGAAGGGTGGATGCAACAACAGGCTTCCGCATACCGAGGCATACTTGGTGCTTAATATTCCACTTTAGAAATTGAGGGTAGTGAGATTTGAACCCGAGACCTTTTggtaacctggctctgataccatgtcaagAAGAAATCATCTCAACTAAAAGATTAAAATGATGGTTGGAGTCCCAAGATCGATTTTATACTCTAACACATATTTACATATGACGGGGAAAAAAATAATATCTAAGttataaactttaataagctaataaaaaatacacatatgttcaaaaacaaataaagtttgataataagctcagaaaaaatacacatatgtcCAAGGCCGAAAGTTTTAGGTCCGGTCTTCGGCCCGCAAAAATTTTattttcggtcttcggtccggtccggtttggtCCGATCCGGTCCGATCTTGGACCGATGCTCAGCCCTAGATAATACATCCAATGTATGTTCCTTGTTCTCTTTTATTACCCTTGTGAATAGGCGAATAACCATGCTCAACACGTACCAAACTAGAAAGTAATCGAAAAACAGACTCGCAACTTGGTAAGACCCTTAGAATTGTTGGTCGATACACAATATTTGTAAGAAAAAAAATAGATCCTAGAAATCAAATTTAAGTGTCCATCTGACTAGACCTGACCAAATTGACCAGGTTTGAATAACCCGAACTCAAGACTCGAGATTCCGAATCCGAATTTAGCCGGCCTAATATAACACAATCCGAACGTTTATTGTTACACACTAATTACTAtccataaaaaaattgaaaatagtTGACCCGAAAGTGACCCAAACCCCAAATGACCCAGCATGACCCGAACTTTTGCGAACTCGACCCCGTTAACCCGTTTGCCTGGTTTACATTTGACCATTGTGTTGTGAGGCAAAACACATAAACTCTTGATCCAACAAAAGAGCAGCCATTGTATGAGGCGCAAGACATATATCCAAATCCACAATACCATCACCTTCGGACCCCAAATACGCATTCACCTTACCATCCACTTTATTCGCATACCCGGTTCGGACAGTCACTAATCTACCAAGTCCAAATTGACTCTCACTAACGTCAAACCGGGTAGAACCCGCCACTGTCACATTATTGGACCCTGGAGCATTAACTGGAGGTAGAAGTTGAGGCCCTTCCTTATAGGCCCGTAAAATCAAATCCCGTGCTGCTTTGTCATCTTGGGCTGCTACGGCCTGTTGAAGCAGCCCGGCAGCCCAACCCACACTATTCCCCAAGAGGTCACCCACCTTAGCGGACCCCATGGCTTTAATCGCGTAATTACCAAAGTAATCATTTGTTAAAGGTGGGTTGAACCGCTGCCTAAGGTTTATGGGTATTGCACATATTGTCGTTTCACCCGGGTTTAGGTTCCTGACCCGGGTGATGCATTTCCATACTAATGCTATTAATGACTGAAATGTCGATATTGTTTTTTTATTACTACCAGCACCAGCACCAGCACCAGCACCAGCACCAGCACCAGCATCTGCATATGAATTAGCTATGGCTTTGAGCTGTTGTAAAGATTGAGGTGAGAATTGGAAGAATCTTTGGCTTAGTTCGGGTTCTTCAACCGTAGACCCGGTGGAGTTGGTGATGAACTCACTCGGGTTTAAGTAAGGGAGTTTGAAGATCCAGCCGTGAATGAAATCGGGTTGTTTGACTAGAGGCAGAGCAACCAACTCCGCCGAGAATGTTCCCATGAAAATGTGGGACAATACTGTTTGGAAATGAAAGAAAGAGGTACCATCAACCACAGCATGGTTAGCACAAAATCCTAGAAACACGCCGTCTTTCAGCTCCGTCACCTGAACAGACAACAATGCTCTCGTATCACCCTCATTATTAATACTCTTCTCACCCATATCAAAAAAAGATTGAACCACTTTAGGAACATCCAAGTTCCGGCTCAAAACATGATTCGCGGTCAAGTCATGATTAGAAGCGTAAACCAGCCGGACGCCAGGGCCCTTAGCGCAATCCACGTAGACGAAGCATGAGTGATCGTCGTCATGTGGATTTGAGACGGTTTTGAGTCGGCCAGCTAGAGGGTAGTAGTATACAAGAGCTTGAGAAAGGGAAGAGCTAAGGTGTTTCAAATAAGACGAAGGTTCGAAATCAGAAGGCTTCGAGTAAAGGTAACCGAGTTGCGGATTATGAAATGGTAACCATTTTACGTCAATTGGATTAAGGTGATGAACTCTCTTGGATTCGTTTACCTCAATTTGTGGTCTAACGAAGTATTCTGAGATTAGCTTTGTATTTGACATGATTGTATTGATTAATGGTATATTATACTTGTAGACTTGATTGCAGTTGTTGATTAAATAGATGAAATGAACACCTTCGACATCTTCTTGGTTAGACTTTACGGATAGtgaccctctcacaaaatgcaagtgggagggcaagtgcgGCTATCCATTTTCCACCCACTTGTACTATTCACtctcattttgtgagagggacatTATCCGTTTAAAGTGGGAATTTGTGAAGAACTAATAAAGAGACGTCAACACATAATGGTTATTGAGTGAGTCAACGAGCATTGGAGTCTATTCGAGTCATCACATGTTAATCGACATAAATTTCATTAGAAATATTGTAGTAGCTTGAGACTTGTATTATTcatttatgtaattcactaaacttatatttTAATAAAGTGTTACTTAATTGTAGTTCTGGTTTACTatctcgggaaatcgagatggtgacATTTTCGATTACCTTGGCCGGATAAGAGAGGGTGTTACAACCTCTCACATTTGAACAGTCAATATGATGATTGATGTGGCTGTCAAAGGAGAAAGTCGAGCTCCCCAGCGAGCGAATGAGAGCTGGTCAATCTCCACCCAAATCACATTTCTTGTTTTCGTTTCATCTCTTTTCCCGCTTTCTATAATCAAAAATAGGCTTATCGTGTGCCCTCAAGGCAGAcattaaaaaattaattaaagAAACATTTACAAGGTTATTTCATTAATTTGTACATCAAAATCAGTTATATTCTTTAAAAAATTTCTCTAATTACTTTCTTATCGTGTTCCCTAAgagcacatgttagaaaatccgtTAAAAAAAACATATATTTAAATTGAATAAAATACTAATTATCCTCGCTCGAGGTATAAAAAGTCTACCTATTGTTtggaatgcatggttccatagaaatgatattatctttaataatgttaatttaagtatcagcaaacttattactttatgtaataatagcactaagacatggaatgtgactagatttaaggatctcaacaatcccgaggtaGAAGAGTCGACTAGAAACAGTTCTAGTAAGGaagagatttggtgggaaaaacctacaaaCAGTTTCCTAAAgttaaattttgacggatcgagaatagaaggtaataaagctgctttaggatattctataagagatcacaatggtaaagtcgttttgttgggagcaaaaaaagtgcggatccaatagtatcctcgttgcggaagcacttgctttgaaagaaggtattttagtagctaaatacttaggaatctcaaagttaattgtggagggtgataacttatgtgttattaactcgattcgaggtacttggcaaattccgtaggaaatttctaatattatcaaggatgtgaaattagaccttcattttttcgattaaatgaaaattaaacattgctttcgtgaagccaacaaggttgctgacttcatggctttgttggacattcatgtccaactctttcgagatgGTTTGATAGctggtggcttcaacttacctccctcattcgtaagaatgagataggttggtcctaccctagaggatcaacctaattttcttacctaaaaaaaaaaagtactatTTGTGTTGTATTTTTATACTTCCTCTAACTCAGACCAAAGGTAACGTGGTGAAAATAGGTATTTAAGAAAATGGGGGAGTCGCAAAGATGAAAAGATTGGTGAGTGGGCCACATGAATAGTGGGTATAATTAAATAGGTTTAAGTGGGTTAAATAAGGGGTTGGTGAGTGGGTCACATAATGACATTTGTGTAAATATGAGAAGTGTATAAGGATTATATTGTCCAAAAACATGTCATTTATAGTATGTTACCTTTGGTATGATTTGTCCATTTTAGATAATTGTTACCTTTAATCTGAATCGGAGAGAGTAATAATGATTAACAAAATCTGATTCTAATAGGGAGTACGAAGTATTGTACAAGCGATCAAGTCTTCTTAGCAAGACCGCCTTATTTCGCATCAGATAAGACACTCTCACAAGTGAGAAGACACGtgggtggtgggacaccccaCGCGTGCttcccactcacaccctaaatgggttttttgtgagagaaaatggtatccgtctgaccATTTTAGACAGATatgacggtctgaaataagaatgaCCTAAAATCATACTTGCTTTTCTATTCTCATTGTTATGCACTTATGCCATATGCGATCGCGACTTTTGCCTCATGTTTCATGCATAAAATAGTATCGTAAGCAAATGAATAAAATAATTATTTGGGTCAATTTCACAAAGATTAAGAACTACCTAATTTTCGATACAAGTCGTTATCTGTCTATAAAATATTAAAACTGATTGATCAATCAAGCCTGATTAAACTAATTGATTATGCAATAATTGAAGATGAAACAAATAAGAGGAAAGCTTAATTAAGGGCGATGGACGATGGTTTACGTTTAACatgaactagttttaaacccgtacaaaattgcacgggtttgtATTTAGGACGATATGAATGCTTTTTgatgaatattttatttttacatttctattgtaattatctaatagttatatATCAGTGATCTACATGTTTAATGTAGATCAGTGATCtaactggaaatgaacattcTTCACGTAAATAGGATGCGTTAAAACCACCTGGGTgaatgttcatttccagttaCAGACGGATTAACATCAGTAAGAGTTTCACCATATTCGGCACATAGATCTCTCACTAAGCGCTCAACAacatcgtactatctagttttaaaaattatttaagttatttaatttattcgcattgtttgtaataattaatttcattaatttcttTAATATATTCccattatatgtaattcattcccgtaattaaatgtaatttattctcgcaattatgtaattttattattaattatgcaattttattattaattatgtaattcattccgattatatgtaatttattttatttattccaatttgtaattcattccgattaTATGCAATTAATTTCGGTTATTccgattttatgtaattatttcaTAACTTTTTTTAAGACGGAAATTGTCTCATGGTTGTATTGACAGACGGTTTGAATAAATAAATTCTTTGCACACCAACGGGACCCGCCATAacctgaatttccaaaaaaaaaaaaaaaaaaaagttgtacaAATGACGTGGCGCATTCTTCATTCagcattgtcttctgaattaataaagataagattgatTCATGTAACATCTAAGCACAACCTTGTTAAATTACGTCTTGAGTGTAATTAAGCTAATATATTTTAACTTTGAATTACAATACGGAGTAGTAATTACCATGATAAATTGATACTTCCTCCATCTCGGTTATTTGTTTTCCTTTGGTGTTGCCGTATTGGCACAAAACCAAGAAAATGGGAGGGAAATCATTTATGGTGGTTGTCAATGAATAACAAGTGGACAATCCTAGACATAATGGATGTATATGATCAAATTACCCATAAAAACTCACCTAATATAGAAATGTCAAGCGGAACATCCACGCCTCAAACTCGGCGTCCTTGTTCTCAACGGATAAAATGCGCTAACCTATAAGCTACGCTATTCAAATGTCTACGAACAAAATTCAAAGAAACAAAGATCAACCAATTACAAGCATGAAAAATATCCTTATAAACTAAAGAGATGTCACTTCTATTTCGCTTCTTGGTTGTTATTGCCTTGATACCCGCTTGACAATCGCTTTCAATAATAATCTTCCGCTCCCCAACTCTTCTAGCCTCCTTCGGACCATGTAGTACCGCCATAACTTCAAAGAAATTCGGATCCCACTTCTCCTGCACTTAAATCGAGCACGCCCATCTTGCCATGCCATTGTCACCACGCCAAACCCGCCCTAGTCCACACCTACATCCTTTAGCAAACCCGCATCAACATTAACTTTAACCACACCCACTTCAGGAGACCGTCATTCCTCTTGCTCAATCTCACCTCTTTCTCCTCTACCTCCTTCACTATCAATACCCTCCCCCGGCACCAAGCGATCACCCCTCACCATGCTACTATCTTCGCCAGTCCCTTCCATCTCGATCATTATCTCTCGTGCCCTTCTAACTACCTAATCAGGCCCCCCACTCTCCATCCTCGAATATCACCGATCCATACCCTCCCCCAGCACCAAGCGATCACCCCTCACCATCCTCGAATATCACtaatagatgaaccatctcaaccaaaaccttaaggtgatggctgagacccaactattataattattcctattacgctccctcactcaaatgtccgtagggcttgaagagtggttagttcaCATGCCCCCCATACCGTGTGCTGAGATTCCACTTCATGAGTTTTTAAGGAGTTATTGAGGTTGTCAGGATTCGAATCCGTGACCTTTGgccacactggctctgataccatgatagatgaaccatctcaaccaaaaccttaaggtgatggttgaggcctaACTATGATAATTATTCCTATTAATCACCTTATTTATCCTCTCCCAAATTGCCCAACATCCCGTCATAAACACTACTTTCTCCTGTCTATCAGGATCACGCATTACCTCCTCAGTCCATTCCCTCAAGTTCATCTCTCTTGTCATCATATGTACCTCACATCCCAGCCCGTTTCAAACCCCTCAACCCACCCACAATCCCTAACTACATGTAGATAAGTCTTGATGCATGGCATTGTGGGAAAAAAGAATTCGCCAATTCCATACAGGCTGCCAAGTTGCCTCTCGTAGCAATTGCTCCATTACAAAGTCGCCAAAATAAGATTTTAATATGAGGTATAACATATTATTAACATCCACCTTTCAAATGCAATTCTTTAGCCATGTTTCCGCATCCAAAGTCTTTGATTGTCCTATTTCCTCAATCCCATCGCCTGCGAGCAATTTATAGGCTGATCTTACCGAGTAGTTGCCATCCTTTTCCGCATCAAAGCACCAATCTCTTCTATTCGCCTTACACAAACGGATATTTAAGATTCGTTTCAAATGGGAGTAAAAGCCCCTCAATTAAATCCCTATTCCACCCATACCCCCACCCTCCAAAGATCAAATCCGCCACTTTCATATCCAAATCGAGCATCCCCCCACGGCGAAAAAGTCTTCGGGACCCAGGTGTCCAACCACACATTAGTGTTAATCCCATCACCAATACGCCTACGAACGCTCAACTGTAGCACCTCTCCACTCTCCAATATACCCCGccatgtataactctggttcacaCTCATCGTTGTATCCATAAAACTTCTATCCAAAAAATACTCCTCTTTTAATACACGACACATCAAACTATTCGGCATTATTTAATACTCCCTCTAACTTATTAAATTGTTACATTTAATTATAATATTgctcacaaaataataaaagtatAAACAATCTATTGAGTTAAAGAGAGTATCAATTTAGTAGGTTACTCTCTCAGCATCTCCATCCTCAACTCGAGCATTAACCCCCAACATGATGACTGAAGAACAACAATACCATTACTCTCCCAGCATCTTCATGATAGGAAATGAATGCCAAAATCAATGGAAACgattactaattaaattaaattaatcgaATCGATGTAAAACTAATTGAATCAACATGAAAcgaatactaattaattattaacATGGAACCACCAATTCGGCACCTGGGACCAAACGTGGAGCCACCATGTCACTGAAACGGAAAGAGTACTAATTAATTATTAACATGACCATTATTTTCACCAAATACATGTAGGCCTTAAATTCTTAAAGGTATCATCTTACTCCAAAAATCTtgtattttaatttgttaaactATATTTATTGACTCGCTCCACATTTATGCAATACGGAGTAGTAACATTTTGTATGTACAGTGCTCCGTATAGACAAAGTCGTCTATGATCGATTTTGGTCACTAATC
The Silene latifolia isolate original U9 population chromosome 11, ASM4854445v1, whole genome shotgun sequence genome window above contains:
- the LOC141612791 gene encoding putative acetyltransferase At3g50280, translated to MSNTKLISEYFVRPQIEVNESKRVHHLNPIDVKWLPFHNPQLGYLYSKPSDFEPSSYLKHLSSSLSQALVYYYPLAGRLKTVSNPHDDDHSCFVYVDCAKGPGVRLVYASNHDLTANHVLSRNLDVPKVVQSFFDMGEKSINNEGDTRALLSVQVTELKDGVFLGFCANHAVVDGTSFFHFQTVLSHIFMGTFSAELVALPLVKQPDFIHGWIFKLPYLNPSEFITNSTGSTVEEPELSQRFFQFSPQSLQQLKAIANSYADAGAGAGAGAGAGAGSNKKTISTFQSLIALVWKCITRVRNLNPGETTICAIPINLRQRFNPPLTNDYFGNYAIKAMGSAKVGDLLGNSVGWAAGLLQQAVAAQDDKAARDLILRAYKEGPQLLPPVNAPGSNNVTVAGSTRFDVSESQFGLGRLVTVRTGYANKVDGKVNAYLGSEGDGIVDLDICLAPHTMAALLLDQEFMCFASQHNGQM